CCGGGCGACGGGGTGGAGCGGGGCGGTCGAGGCGACGTCGAAATACACGGTTGCCATTCAACTACAGAGCCGACCGCGCTCCACGGTCTCACCACCCGTCAGTCGATCATCCTCTTTGTCCGTTTCGTCCGTACTCGACGGGTCGTCACCCGGGTGGTGCCGAGCCGTCCCCCGATCGGGCGTACGGTCCTCGAAAGCCTGCCGTGACCTGGGAATCCACCCCTGCGGGGCCTGATCGGGCGACCGGGCGGCGCGTTACCGGGACCTGCCCGTCAGCAGCGCATAAGGCTGGAGTAGGGTTTGGCCCGCATAAGCATTCAAACCGTGCCCGTGGACGGGTCGCCGGGGAGGGTCACCTCCTCCCCGGAGCGACGCGAAGGCGGGCGAGACTTCGGGAAGGCGCTACGTGAGTCCCAACGGCTCCGACCGCTCGCCGCGGCGCACGATGCGGCGGAAGCTGCCTCAGGCGCTGGCACTGGGCCTCGTCATCGCGACCGCTACCGGCTGCTCGGCCAACGACCTCCCCAGGCTTGGCCTCCCGAGCCCCGTCACGCAGGAAGGGCCCCTGGTCCTTCACATGTGGCAGGGCTCCTGGATCGCGGCGCTGGCAGTGGGCGCACTGATGTGGGGTCTGATCATCTGGAGCGTGATCTTCCACCGGCGCAGCCGCACCGGTATCCAGATCCCTCCGCAGACCCGGTACAACGTGCCCATCGAGGCGCTTTACACCGCGGTCCCCATCGTCATCGTCTCGGTGCTCTTCTACTTCGTCGCCCGCGACGAGACGAGGCTGACCTCGGTCAGCGCGAAGCCGGACCACACGGTCAACGTGGTCGGCTTCCAGTGGAGCTGGGCGTTCAACTACGAGAACACCGAGACCCCGGACCCGACCAGCACCACGGCCGCGTACGACGTGGGCACGCCGGAGCAGGAGCCCACGCTCTGGCTCCCGGTCAACGAGTCGGTGAAGTTCGTCCTCACCTCGCGGGACGTCATCCACGACTTCTGGCCCGTCAACTTCTTGATGAAGATGGAC
The sequence above is drawn from the Kitasatospora sp. NBC_00315 genome and encodes:
- the coxB gene encoding cytochrome c oxidase subunit II; amino-acid sequence: MSPNGSDRSPRRTMRRKLPQALALGLVIATATGCSANDLPRLGLPSPVTQEGPLVLHMWQGSWIAALAVGALMWGLIIWSVIFHRRSRTGIQIPPQTRYNVPIEALYTAVPIVIVSVLFYFVARDETRLTSVSAKPDHTVNVVGFQWSWAFNYENTETPDPTSTTAAYDVGTPEQEPTLWLPVNESVKFVLTSRDVIHDFWPVNFLMKMDVVPGVVNRFEVTPTVKGTYRGKCAELCGEDHSRMLFNVKVVDRAEYDKHLADLRAKGQTGALPSGIFRTTGSENK